From Sphingobacterium bambusae:
GTGTTTTGAATACTTTGCTTCAGTTCCTCCAAGCGTTGTAGTCTTCGTGCACACAGCAGAAGCCTATAGTTGGAGTCTTGAGCAAGGACGGTGGCACATGCTTGGCCAATTCCAGAACTAGCTCCTGTAATAAGTACTGTTCTCATCATTATTGAAAAATTAAACTGAATTGGATATTGCGAAGTTTGGTGTTGCCTAGTGGCGCCATGAAAGCGTTGTTGCTTGCAAAAGCATGGTTTCTGTCGAGTACATCACCAAAACTCTGTATGAATTTTATTTCTGGCGATACCCTGAAAAAAGGGAAGAAGATCTCCACGCCTAAACCAGCCTCCCAGGATAGATAGCCCGGCTTCATCACCAAAGGTTGTGGACGATTTTCTGCAGGGCTAGCCATCCACTCTCGGTATTCGCCAACAAGGTCTATCCAACGGGTATATCGAAGACCGCCTGTTACGTAGCCCCTATATCGGTTAAATTTGTTCCGAAGCATCTTCTCGTCCGATCGAAAACGAATATTCAATGGAAATTCAAAAGCATTGAAATTAGAGCCTGCATTGTTCGCACTTACATGCCGCATATTGCGCAGCACCGGTTGGCTGTTGGTTAAGGTGTCCCGATATTGTATGCCCGAGTTGTTTATAAACCGGAAGCTTGGTGCAAATGTCGAAGATAGATTGTCTGAAAATCTCACCTCAATAGGAATGCCAACAGACATTCCGTGCGCTGCCAAGCTTGTAATAGATGCGAAATTGCCTATATAAAGCTCGTTGTTCTCAGGAACCGCCGTGCTTCCCATGGATGCCCAATTGTCTTGAAGACCGATCAGATAACTGCTGTTTACATAGTTGTACTGTAGCCCCATCGATAGCCATGCATCTTCATCGTAGAATGATGAAAAAGGCAAGGATATGCGCTGCTGCGCTTGCGCGTGAATCGAAAGCAGAAGGGAAGCACATGCAAAAAACAGTTGACGTATCATTTTGTGCATTCATAAATTGTGCAAAATCCAAAGGTTTGCGGTCTGACTTTTGTTTCCGTAAAGCCTACTTCCTTGGTAATCGCTGCAAACCGTTTGCCATCGGGAAAGTTGGCTACAGATTCTGGAAGATAAGCATAAGCACTGCTGTCTTTCGATATCAGTTTTCCCATAGCAGGGGTGAACTTATGAAAGTAAAAATGATACAACTGCTTGATAGGGAATGCCGTCGGATTTGATAATTCCAAAATCACTGCACGCCCTCCGGGTTTTAAGACGCGACGTATGTCCGCAAGTCCTTGTGGTAAATTTTCAAAATTGCGCACGCCGAAGGCGACTGTAACCGCGTCGAAAGTATCGTCCTCAAATTGCAGTTTCTCCGAATCGCCCAGCTGTACCTCAAAGCGATCCTGAAGTCCTTTTTTTGCAATCTTTTCCTTCGCCACGGCCAACATACCCGAAGAGATGTCGACGCCTATGATTTTATGAGGCTTGAGTATACGAAGGGATTCGATAGCAAAGTCGCCGGTTCCTGTTGCCACATCTAAAATCAGTTGAGGCTTTAAGCTCTGCAACGAACGGATGGCCTTTTTACGCCATATGGTGTCGATGCCCATCGTCATCATTCTATTCAACATGTCGTAGGTCTTCGAAATGTTGTTGAACATGTCAGCTACCTGCTCTTTCTTGCCACCGTCCTTCGTTTTGTAAGGCTTTATTGTAGATGTGTCGTTTGCCATTCAACAAATATACGATATTGGAAAACACCAAAAAAGCAGGTTCTTGTCAATAATATTGGTGATGTTTTTTATAACTGTTTGGTTGTTAGTATATAGTCAGTTTTTACACGGATATTTGCTTTAATGTTGTTCTGTTTTTAGCAGTTTTTAACAGGAGGCTAAGTTCTTAACATGTGTATAACTAGCTGATAGCTAATAGGATTTTTTGTTTATTAACACGTTATTAACATGTAGTGTGGATAAAGACCTTGCCTTTTCGCGCTCTTTCGGAGCTGTTGCCGCATCATTGTTGAAGCAACTGAAAAGTGGTGTTTACAAATAGTTGAAAGGTTCCTCTTTATTTTTTATATTTTTGTTTCCCCGTTACGAGCACGGTCAAAAGACACACAATTTTTTAATAGATCAACCTTTTTTGGAATGGCGACAGAGAGTGAATTTTCGAATAATGCGGCAGGCAAATCTAATTTTGCCAAGAAGAGAGCGAGTCTCAATAACTTAATCGGTGGTTTGGGAAAGTTACCTCCACAGGCGTTGGATCTGGAGGAGGCGGTTCTCGGTGCGCTTATGCTCGAAAAGAATGCTCTCAGTGAGATTATCGATATCCTTAAGCCTGATTCTTTTTACAAAGATTCGCACCAAAAGATTTATGAAGCGATTTTCAGTTTGTTTCAACAAACTTCACCAATCGATATCCTGACCGTTACCACGGAACTGCGCAAAATGGGCGCTTTAGAGATGGTGGGAGGAGCCTATTACATCACCCAGTTAACCGATAGGGTGGTTTCTGCTGCCAACATTGAGTATCATGCACGTATCATCTCCCAAAAATATATTCAACGCGAGTTGATTAAGGTTTCTACAGAAATCATCAATAGTTCCTACGATGAAACGGCGGATATTTTTGACTTGCTGGATCACGCAGAGAAGTCTCTGTTTGATATCGCTCAAAACAACTTGCGCCGAGATTCGCGTAAGATGGACGATATCATGCGTGAGGCCATTTCCAATTTGGAGCTTTTGCGTGATCGTACTGATGGCTTGACAGGTATACCGTCCGGCTTGACGGCTTTGGATCGGATGACTTCTGGTTGGCAACCTTCTGATTTAGTGATTATTGCTGCTCGTCCCGCGATGGGGAAAACAGCCTTCGTATTGTCGGTGGCACGTAATGCTGCTGTGGATCACCAACGTGCTGTGGCCGTATTTTCTCTGGAGATGTCCTCCGTCCAGCTTGTCAATCGTTTGATTGCCGGCGAAACTGAAATTGAGCAAGAGAAATTGAAAAAAGGAAATCTAGCCGATCACGAATGGCAACAATTACACTCCCGAATTGGAAGGCTTACGGAAGCTCCTTTGATTATCGATGATACCCCTGCACTGAACGTTTTCGAATTTCGTGCGAAGTGCCGCCGCTTGAAGGCGCAGCACGATATTCAAATGGTTATTGTGGATTACTTGCAGTTGATGCATGGTAAATCTGAAGGTAAGGGCGGGGGAAACCGCGAGCAGGAGATTGGTTCGATTTCTCGGGCGCTGAAGTCTGTGGCTAAGGAGCTCAATATTCCGGTGCTTGCGCTCTCTCAGTTAAGCCGTGCCGTAGAGTCTAGGCCTGGAAATAGCAAGAGGCCTATGCTTTCGGATTTGCGGGAGTCGGGCTCTATTGAGCAGGATGCGGATATGGTGTTGTTCCTTTACCGTCCAGAATATTATGGTTTGACGGAAGACGAAGAAGGACGGCCTACCGCGGGGATTGGTGAGGTTATCATTGCCAAGCACCGTAATGGTGAAACAGGGATTGTGCCATTGAAATTCGTTGGTAAGTTTGTTAAATTCGTGGATCTCGAAGAGGATTTTGCCGGTGCAGGAGGAGATTCCTTTGCTGCAGGGCAGGATAGCTTCAGTTCAGCAATTAATCCGTCCGATTCATTTGGTAATTTTGGAGGTGGCTTCGACGGCGGTGGTATCACCATGCCATCACGGATGAATGACATGCCGGATGATGCGCCTTTTTAAGGATGCTATGTAATTTTTGATGGTAAAAATATAGAGCAAGCTGCTAAAAAGGGCTTGCTTTTTTATACCCTCCATGTGGTATCGATTATTTTTATTAATTTTACCCATACTTTTTTGTTGAAACTTTCATAAAATTTAGGAGAGAGATTTGGATTATTTAGCAGGATTAAACCATGCGCAACGTTCTGCCGTAGAACAGACCGAAGGTCCGGTGATGATCGTTGCGGGAGCAGGTTCTGGAAAGACACGTGTTATTACCTATCGCGTAGCCCATTTGATTAGAAAAGGAGTAGATCCTTTTAATGTTTTGGTGCTTACATTTACCAATAAGGCGGCTAAAGAGATGCGGGAGCGTATCATGAGTGTGGTAGGCCCTGAAGCAAAAAACATATGGATGGGTACTTTTCACTCTGTTTTTTCGCGCATTCTGCGTGTAGAAGCGGAATTGATCGGCTATCCCCGAAA
This genomic window contains:
- a CDS encoding PorT is translated as MIRQLFFACASLLLSIHAQAQQRISLPFSSFYDEDAWLSMGLQYNYVNSSYLIGLQDNWASMGSTAVPENNELYIGNFASITSLAAHGMSVGIPIEVRFSDNLSSTFAPSFRFINNSGIQYRDTLTNSQPVLRNMRHVSANNAGSNFNAFEFPLNIRFRSDEKMLRNKFNRYRGYVTGGLRYTRWIDLVGEYREWMASPAENRPQPLVMKPGYLSWEAGLGVEIFFPFFRVSPEIKFIQSFGDVLDRNHAFASNNAFMAPLGNTKLRNIQFSLIFQ
- the ubiE gene encoding bifunctional demethylmenaquinone methyltransferase/2-methoxy-6-polyprenyl-1,4-benzoquinol methylase UbiE, whose protein sequence is MANDTSTIKPYKTKDGGKKEQVADMFNNISKTYDMLNRMMTMGIDTIWRKKAIRSLQSLKPQLILDVATGTGDFAIESLRILKPHKIIGVDISSGMLAVAKEKIAKKGLQDRFEVQLGDSEKLQFEDDTFDAVTVAFGVRNFENLPQGLADIRRVLKPGGRAVILELSNPTAFPIKQLYHFYFHKFTPAMGKLISKDSSAYAYLPESVANFPDGKRFAAITKEVGFTETKVRPQTFGFCTIYECTK
- the dnaB gene encoding replicative DNA helicase, whose translation is MATESEFSNNAAGKSNFAKKRASLNNLIGGLGKLPPQALDLEEAVLGALMLEKNALSEIIDILKPDSFYKDSHQKIYEAIFSLFQQTSPIDILTVTTELRKMGALEMVGGAYYITQLTDRVVSAANIEYHARIISQKYIQRELIKVSTEIINSSYDETADIFDLLDHAEKSLFDIAQNNLRRDSRKMDDIMREAISNLELLRDRTDGLTGIPSGLTALDRMTSGWQPSDLVIIAARPAMGKTAFVLSVARNAAVDHQRAVAVFSLEMSSVQLVNRLIAGETEIEQEKLKKGNLADHEWQQLHSRIGRLTEAPLIIDDTPALNVFEFRAKCRRLKAQHDIQMVIVDYLQLMHGKSEGKGGGNREQEIGSISRALKSVAKELNIPVLALSQLSRAVESRPGNSKRPMLSDLRESGSIEQDADMVLFLYRPEYYGLTEDEEGRPTAGIGEVIIAKHRNGETGIVPLKFVGKFVKFVDLEEDFAGAGGDSFAAGQDSFSSAINPSDSFGNFGGGFDGGGITMPSRMNDMPDDAPF